The Carassius carassius chromosome 34, fCarCar2.1, whole genome shotgun sequence genome has a segment encoding these proteins:
- the LOC132115160 gene encoding epigen-like, with protein sequence MTQQVDKRCLHYQVLGLMVVLAVFSGLGDTKEKSEDVLLYNTTLRSGEEPRVLAILRPCGPEHKGFCFNGACSYSSDLETPICRCDKMFSGERCEHAILDNRSSSSPEEVIGISCGAVLLLGSVIAVMYCCVKKRCQKSSTPYKNCGSENLV encoded by the exons ATGACACAACAAGTGGATAAAAGGTGTTTGCACTATCAGG TACTTGGATTGATGGTGGTGTTAGCCGTCTTCTCTGGACTTGGAGACACTAAGGAGAAGTCAGAGGATGTGCTCCTATACAACACAACACTCA GAAGTGGAGAAGAACCGCGAGTGCTGGCTATTCTAAGGCCCTGCGGTCCAGAACACAAAGGATTCTGTTTCAATGGTGCCTGTTCCTACTCCTCTGACCTGGAGACCCCCATTTGTCG gtgtgacaaaatgtttagCGGTGAGCGATGTGAACATGCTATTTTGGACAACCGAAGTTCGTCTAGTCCTGAAGAAGTCATTGGAATTAGCTGTGGTGCAGTTTTATTACTGGGAAGCGTCATTGCAGTGATGTACTGCTGCGTAAAGAAAAG GTGTCAGAAGTCATCAACACCCTACAAGAACTGTGGCTCTGAGAACTTAGTTTAG